From a single Kitasatospora azatica KCTC 9699 genomic region:
- a CDS encoding helix-turn-helix domain-containing protein: MAFEPRELHPGRSARDLYGWEIRRHRKMAGDMSMTRLAEVLKFSKAHLSRIECAESLPPEGLSEKLDAAFGTDGVFLRLYPLAKKEQFPNRYRRYMELSNEAVAFESYTDTVHGLLQTPAFAAAALRAGDPFASAEEIAQKVAARLQLQERLRGAAPPQYWFILDESGLRRAAGEPHVMRDQLQSLLDASMMRNVTLQILPFSAGFHSETGGSLTLLTLPNGKVVAYEEGSRSGSLIEESDAVAKRDAYYDLLRAQALSPRDTQAMLSVALKGFEDAAPKAARPVAEE, encoded by the coding sequence ATGGCCTTCGAACCTCGCGAGCTTCACCCGGGCCGATCGGCACGGGACTTGTACGGCTGGGAGATCCGGCGCCACCGCAAGATGGCCGGGGACATGTCGATGACGCGGCTCGCCGAGGTGCTGAAGTTCTCGAAGGCGCACCTCTCGCGGATCGAGTGCGCCGAGTCCCTGCCGCCGGAGGGGCTCTCGGAGAAGCTGGATGCGGCGTTCGGGACGGACGGGGTGTTCCTTCGGCTGTACCCACTGGCGAAGAAGGAGCAGTTCCCGAACCGCTACCGGCGGTACATGGAACTGTCCAACGAAGCAGTCGCGTTCGAGAGCTATACCGACACCGTGCACGGCCTGCTGCAGACCCCCGCTTTCGCTGCGGCAGCCCTGAGAGCGGGCGATCCGTTCGCGAGCGCAGAGGAGATCGCGCAGAAAGTGGCCGCTCGACTGCAGCTACAGGAGCGCCTACGCGGGGCCGCACCACCCCAGTACTGGTTCATCCTGGACGAGAGCGGGTTGCGCCGGGCCGCTGGTGAACCGCACGTCATGCGCGACCAACTCCAGTCGCTGCTGGACGCAAGCATGATGCGAAATGTAACCCTGCAGATCCTGCCGTTCTCTGCCGGCTTCCACTCGGAAACGGGTGGGTCGCTGACCTTGCTCACGCTTCCCAACGGGAAGGTCGTCGCCTACGAAGAGGGCAGCCGTTCAGGCTCGTTGATCGAGGAATCGGACGCCGTCGCGAAGCGTGACGCGTACTACGATCTTCTCAGGGCTCAGGCCCTGTCGCCTCGGGACACCCAGGCGATGCTCAGCGTGGCCTTGAAGGGATTCGAAGATGCAGCCCCAAAAGCAGCCCGCCCAGTGGCGGAAGAGTAG
- a CDS encoding DUF397 domain-containing protein has product MQPQKQPAQWRKSSHSNNDGGACIEVDDANPGHVRDSKDPEGPVLSFPPTSWNAFVRATASGEFV; this is encoded by the coding sequence ATGCAGCCCCAAAAGCAGCCCGCCCAGTGGCGGAAGAGTAGCCACAGCAACAACGATGGCGGCGCGTGCATCGAGGTGGACGACGCCAACCCCGGCCACGTCCGCGACTCCAAGGACCCCGAGGGCCCCGTCCTCTCGTTCCCCCCGACCTCGTGGAACGCCTTCGTCCGTGCAACTGCAAGCGGGGAGTTCGTGTGA
- a CDS encoding DUF397 domain-containing protein, which yields MSWRKSTYSNNDGGECIEVNDAHPGQVRDSKDPEGPVLSFPPASWNAFIREFARH from the coding sequence GTGAGCTGGCGGAAGAGCACCTACAGCAACAACGACGGCGGCGAGTGCATCGAGGTCAACGACGCCCACCCCGGCCAGGTCCGCGACTCCAAGGACCCCGAGGGCCCCGTCCTCTCGTTCCCGCCGGCCTCCTGGAACGCCTTCATTCGCGAGTTCGCTCGCCACTGA